The sequence TTTTATGAATTTACTGGAATAAAACCTAAAAAAATTAATGTTGAAATTAATAAAGCCAAAAAAAAAGGATATTTAATCGAAACAAAAAAAAATTGGAAAACTACAAACAATGGAAAATTATTTCTAAACGATCTATTAGAAATATTTTTATAAAAATGATAATTTATTTTTTACATAAAAAAAACAAATGAAAAATTCTATTTCCTAATTTTATTCCTTTTTTTTCAAATTTAGTTAAAATCCCACAAGGGATTTTACTTAAATAATTTCTATTCTTCGATAAGTCTATATAACAGTTTAATGACTTTATATTTTTTAAAATCTGAAGAAAATATGATTCAGAATCTGTTATTATATGCAGTTTTCCTTTTAAACTTAATTTTCTATATACGATTTTAAGAAATTGTTTTTGAACAATTCTTCTTTTATGATGTTTTCTTTTTGGCCAAGGATCTGGAAAAAATAACCTAATTTCGGATAATTCACATTCACTAATCGAATTCATAAGTACATCTATAGCATTAAAATAAATAATTCTTATATTTTTTAAATTAAAATCATTTATTTTCTGTAAAACAATTGCTATACCAGGAAGATATAACTCTATTCCTAAAAAATTTTTATTTGGATTTTCAATTGCAGAATTAATTAAAGAATCTCCATTTCCAAAACCAATTTCCAATATTATTGGTTTAGATCTTCCAAAAATTTTTATCCAATCAAAAGAAAAATTTTGATATTTTAATCCAAACAATGGATAATATTTTTCTATTGATTTTCTCTGTAAAGAACTGATTCTATACCTAAATGAGGTAGATATGTTTAAATTAGATTTATGTTGTATTTTAAGAAAATTATTTTCTTTTATATTTTCCATAAAATCCTCTTTTAATACTAATAACTAAAAAACATAAATATTTAAAATCTAACAACAAAAACTATGAACCAATCAAATAAAATTGCACAATCGATTATCAACTGGTTCCATAAATATGGAAGAAAAAAATTACCTTGGCAAATTAAAAAAAACATGTATAAAATATGGATATCAGAAATTATGTTACAACAAACAAAAGTCGTAACTGTAATACCATACTACTTAAAATTTATAAAAAAATTTCCTACAATTAAAAATCTTTCCAAAGCATCATTAAACAAAATTTTATTTTTTTGGAGTGGTTTAGGATACTATAATAGAGCAAAAAATATATTTTTAACAACAAAAATAATAAAAGAAAAATATAATTATAAATTTCCAAAAAATTATTTTTTACTCATAAAACTACCAGGAATTGGAAAATCTACAGCCGGAGCTATTTTATCTCTTGCTAATAATTTTTTTTTCTCTATTTTAGATGGTAATGTAAAAAGAATACTATCAAGGTGTTTCTTAATAAAAGAACCAATAAATAAAAGTTCTACTCAAAAAAAATTATGGAAAATAATTAATAATATTACACCAATTTATCAAACCGAAAAATTCAATCAAGGAATAATGGATTTAGGTGCAACAATTTGTACTTATAAAACACCTTCATGTACAATTTGCCCAATAAATAATATATGTTTATCTTACAAAAATAATCAAGTAAATCAATATCCAAAAAATATTAAATTAAAAAAAATATTAAAAAAAATAATTTTTTTACTACTTTACAAAGAAAAAAAAATATTTTTAAAAAAAATAGAAGAAAAAATAATTTGGAAAGATTTGTTTTCCTTCCCAGAATTTCAAAATAAACAAAAAATGCTTTTATGGATAGAAAAAAGAAACATAGAATATAAAAAAATCATTTTTCTAGAAAAACAAAAATTTCAATATACTAACTATAAAATAGTTGCAGAACCAATATTAATATTCACATTAAATAAAAAATTTGAATTCTTAGAAAAAAAAAAAAAAATATGGTACAATCTAAATTCAAAAAAAAAAGAAAAAATCGCAATTCCTTCTCCAATAAAAAAAATATTAAATAAACTAAAAGAAATAAAAATATAAAAAAATCATATGAATAAAATAATTTATTGTATTTATTTAAAAAAAAAAACTAAAGGATTAAAAAAAAAAGTTTATCCTGGAATTCTAGGGGAAAAAATTTATAAAAATATTTCTGAAATAGCTTGGAGTATTTGGATTAAACATCAAACAATTTTCATTAATGAAAAAAAACTAAATATGTTAAAAAAAAAAGATAGAAAAATTTTAGAAAATGAAATGAAAAATTTTTTATTTAAAAATTAAAAATTATTTATTTAAAAATTTTATTTTTAATAAAAATAATATATTTTAAAAGATCATTTAATAACAAACAAATTCGATTATCATTCTGATATTTTTTTAATAAAAAAATAATTTTTTTACGATATTCAAATAATACAATTGGACTAATAGAATTTTTACATTTATTTTTCCAAATTAGTTTTTCATCTTCACTTAAAGTTTCAGGGTAATTTCTTCCTCTAAAATTAAAAAACAAATCATTAATTCTTTTACTTTCAAATTTTATTTTTTTTAATTCTTCATAACTAGAAGAAGATTGAATTAAATTAATAGCTCTTTTTTCAGAAAAACTAAAAAAAGAATCATATAAACTTTCATCAACATTAAAACTTTTATATTTAGGATTTTTATTCTTAAAAAAATTTTTTTCTTCCAAAAAAAAATTAAGCAACTTTTTCTTTAAAAAAAAAATATGATTATTTAAATTTCTAAAATTTAAATAATATTTTTCTTTGTCTATTTTAAGACGAAGGTAATCAATATTTCTCAAAAACGACTGAGGAACTAAAACAGGAGATCTATTAATATATATAAAATTAATACCTAAAGAAAAAAAAACTTCTAAAGTCCATTTATCCATTTTAACATTTTTTAAAAAATTTAATAAAATAGAAAAATTTTTTGAAAGATCAAAAAATATTATAATATTTCTATTTTCAGGATGAAAAAAAATTATTGATATAATAGACATAAATTTTTTTTCTGAACCAAAAAAACTAGAAACATACACAAATGAATTAATTTTTGTGTTTTTTATTAAAAATAAAATGTTTTTTTTAGTCTTATAAAAAAAAAGAAAATCCAAAATTTTCTGTTTTTTATCTTTCAATAATTTCATTAATTCTATACATGCATTAACATCAGAAGAAGCATCATGAGCATTCAAATGAATAATTTTATTTTCTTTAGTTACTTTATTTAATTTAAAAATGAGATTCCCGACTTTATCCTTTGGCCATTTTATTCCATCAGGCCTTAATACAAAAATAGCTCTTATAATATTAATTATATCCCATCTAGAATTATTATTTTTCCATGACCATTCGTATGGATCAAAAAAGTTTCTATAAAATAAATGTCTGGTCATTTCATCATCAAAATTTATATTATTATATCCTAATATACAAGTATTATTTTTTTTAAAAATGTTAAATATTTTTTTAGCAAAAATGTGTTCAATATAACCAAATTTAGAAAATGTTATTTGAGGGGTTATTCCAGTTATTATAACTGATTCTGGGTTAGGTAAATAATCTATAGGAGGGATACAGTATAATACTTTGTATTTTTTTATAATTTTAAATTTCAAATCAGTACGAATACAAGAAAATTGTGCTATCCTATCTAATGCAGGATTTAGTCCAAATGTTTCATAATCATAAAAAAGAAAATATTTTGTAAAAACCTTTTCCATATTTTTTTTAAAAACCTTTTCTTTTAATTGATTTAAAATTTTTTCTCCTCCGACTGGGGTCGAACCAGTGACATACGGATTAACAGTCCGCCGTTCTACCAACTGAACTACAGAGGATTTAAAACAAATACTAACAAATGTTTTAAAAAAAGTAAAGTATGTTTGCACTTTAAAAAAAAAATAATGTTTTTTAAAAATAAAACTAAAAGATTACTAGCATATTAGCTTGAATTGTTTTAAAATATTTTATTAAAGGCCCCTTAGCTCAGTGGTTAGAGCAATCGACTCATAATCGTTTGGTCGCTGGTTCAAATCCAGCAGGGGCCAAAAAATATAAATAAAAAATGAAATGATCTTTTTTAAAATTGTTACTAGGATTTTTAGTTTATGTTAGACTTTAAAAAAGAATTTATAGATTTTTCTCTAAAAAAAAAAGCATTAAACTTCGGAAATTTTATATTAAAATCAGGTAGAAAAAGTCCATATTTCTTCA comes from Buchnera aphidicola (Tetraneura ulmi) and encodes:
- the trmB gene encoding tRNA (guanosine(46)-N7)-methyltransferase TrmB; translated protein: MENIKENNFLKIQHKSNLNISTSFRYRISSLQRKSIEKYYPLFGLKYQNFSFDWIKIFGRSKPIILEIGFGNGDSLINSAIENPNKNFLGIELYLPGIAIVLQKINDFNLKNIRIIYFNAIDVLMNSISECELSEIRLFFPDPWPKRKHHKRRIVQKQFLKIVYRKLSLKGKLHIITDSESYFLQILKNIKSLNCYIDLSKNRNYLSKIPCGILTKFEKKGIKLGNRIFHLFFLCKK
- the mutY gene encoding A/G-specific adenine glycosylase; translation: MNQSNKIAQSIINWFHKYGRKKLPWQIKKNMYKIWISEIMLQQTKVVTVIPYYLKFIKKFPTIKNLSKASLNKILFFWSGLGYYNRAKNIFLTTKIIKEKYNYKFPKNYFLLIKLPGIGKSTAGAILSLANNFFFSILDGNVKRILSRCFLIKEPINKSSTQKKLWKIINNITPIYQTEKFNQGIMDLGATICTYKTPSCTICPINNICLSYKNNQVNQYPKNIKLKKILKKIIFLLLYKEKKIFLKKIEEKIIWKDLFSFPEFQNKQKMLLWIEKRNIEYKKIIFLEKQKFQYTNYKIVAEPILIFTLNKKFEFLEKKKKIWYNLNSKKKEKIAIPSPIKKILNKLKEIKI
- a CDS encoding oxidative damage protection protein, giving the protein MNKIIYCIYLKKKTKGLKKKVYPGILGEKIYKNISEIAWSIWIKHQTIFINEKKLNMLKKKDRKILENEMKNFLFKN
- the sbcB gene encoding exodeoxyribonuclease I codes for the protein MEKVFTKYFLFYDYETFGLNPALDRIAQFSCIRTDLKFKIIKKYKVLYCIPPIDYLPNPESVIITGITPQITFSKFGYIEHIFAKKIFNIFKKNNTCILGYNNINFDDEMTRHLFYRNFFDPYEWSWKNNNSRWDIINIIRAIFVLRPDGIKWPKDKVGNLIFKLNKVTKENKIIHLNAHDASSDVNACIELMKLLKDKKQKILDFLFFYKTKKNILFLIKNTKINSFVYVSSFFGSEKKFMSIISIIFFHPENRNIIIFFDLSKNFSILLNFLKNVKMDKWTLEVFFSLGINFIYINRSPVLVPQSFLRNIDYLRLKIDKEKYYLNFRNLNNHIFFLKKKLLNFFLEEKNFFKNKNPKYKSFNVDESLYDSFFSFSEKRAINLIQSSSSYEELKKIKFESKRINDLFFNFRGRNYPETLSEDEKLIWKNKCKNSISPIVLFEYRKKIIFLLKKYQNDNRICLLLNDLLKYIIFIKNKIFK